CCATCTGGGCGGAAATCCCCTACTCCCGCGAAGTCGCCGAAGCGTATTCCAAAGGTGATGTGATCGCCAAGGCACTCAAGCCACTGGAACCCACCTTTACGGCTTTGCGTGAGAACATGCGGGCTGCTGCCAAAAAAGCCAAGGAGGTCAGCCATGCATGAGATCGTCATTATCAGCGGTAAAGGCGGTGCAGGCAAAACCTCGATCACCGGCGCATTTTCGCACCTCGCGGACAAAGCCATTCTCTGTGATCTGGATGTGGATGCCCCGGATTTGCACCTCTTGCTCGATCCCAAAATCGAATTCGAGGAATCCTTCAGGTCCGGCAATGAGGCAGTTATCGATAACGATCTTTGTACAGGCTGCGGCCGATGCGAGGAACTCTGTCGATTCAATGCCATCAGCCACAAAGACGACCTGTTCACCATCGATCCGATGCAGTGTGAAGGCTGCAAGGTCTGCGTAACTCTGTGCCCGGCCGAGGCCATTGAATTCCCGGAAAGGCATTGCGGTCAATGGTATGTCTCCAAAACCCGATTCGGCGAGATGGTTCACGCCCAACTCTTTCCCGGTGAGGAAAACTCCGGGCGACTGGTCACACTGCTGAAACAGCGGGCACGGGAAATGGCTGAAGAGCAAGGGCTGGATATCGTCCTGTGTGACGGTGCCCCTGGTATCGGGTGCCCGGTCATCAGCTCCATGGCCGGAACGGATCTGGCTGTGGCGGTGACGGAACCGACACTCTCCGGTCTGCACGACCTCAAACGTGTGGCCGAATTGTGTGACGGATTCCGGACCAAGGTCGCCGTCCTGATCAACAAGTGGGATATCAATCCGGATTTGTCCGATAAAATAGAGACATACTGTACCGAAAAAGGCTATACTGTCGTTGGCCGTTTTCCGCATGACAAAAAAGTGGTGGATTCGATGTTACACCGCCAAGTCATTACAGAATATGAAGATGGACCGCTTTCAGCGACACTGAAACAGGCATGGTCGGACATTCTGGACATGCTCAAGGATATCAAGAAATAACCAAACCTTCAGAAGGAGATAGGAATATGGAAACTCTCGTAGCTGTTCCCACTGCGGAACCAGGTGGCATGGACGCCTCTGTTGACGCCCACTTCGGCCACTGCGGCATGTACACACTGGTAGCGATCGCCGATGGTGCCGTCAAAGAAGTCACCACGGTCCCGAGCTGCCCCCACGAACAGGGTGGCTGCATGGCTCCTGTTCAATACCTGGCTGACCACAAGGTCAAGGCCCTGATTTCCGGCGGCATGGGAATGCGTCCGCTCATGGGATTCAACCAGGTCGGCATCCAGGTTTTCCACGGCAACGGTGCCCCCACAGTCAAGACTGCCATTGAAGCATTTCTGCATGACAGCCTGCCTGTTTTCACCGCTGAACAAACGTGTGGCGGAGGCCGGTAAACCCCATGTCTATCGTCTTTGCAACAACCCGCGCCGAATCACTTGGTGAGTTCATGGACTCGCTGACTGATTCCAGCGGACAGAAAATCGATGTGGTGTCCTCTGGTAAAGCCGCCCTTGAAGCCGTCAAGGACGGGGCCGTCAAACTCGTCGTCATCGATGAAGGGTTGCACGACTTCACTTCCTTGGATCTGGCTCTGGAAGTCATCAAGGTGAACGCCATGGTCCACACAGCCACGGTTACCTCGTTGTCTGCCAAGGATTTTCACGATAAAAGTGAAGGTCTTGGCGTCCTCATGGGACTTCCGGTCAATCCCGGAAAAGAGGATGGGGTCAAACTGGCGGAAGCCTTCGGCAGAATGTAATTAGACGAATTCCATTCTCACAAAAAAAAGAGGGGATGCTCACCGGCATCCCCTCTTTTTTTGTGAGAATGATTGCCAACAACTGTTAGCATCAGGTACGCTTGGTGCCATTATGAGACCCCAAAATCACCAATTCCTGATTGTGTACAGGATGTTCACCATTTTTCCCCTAATCACGGGTATATTCTTGCTGATAACGGTGCTGGATGCGGCGGCCACGGCCAAGGATATGGCATGGTACCGCGATCACGGTGTCACCGTGGTCAACCCGCCGAATTCCGCCCCGCTGTCATTTCTGGGTATCAACGGAACACCCAAGGGTTACCTTATCGATATATGGAAAAAATGGTCTGAAAAAACTGCCATTCCCGTTCATTTCGAATTCGCCCAATGGGACAAGACACTGACCGGCGTGGCGCAAGGGACATACGATATCCACGGAGGCCTGTTCATGAGTGAAACACGTTCAGCCTTTCTGGATTTCTGTATACCGTTTCACGAAATTCAATCCGCCCTGCTTGTCACAAAAAATAACGATGTCGCACTCTCTCGATTATACAGCACATTCACCGTCGGTGTTCTCAAAAAGGGCTACACAGAAGACTTCATCAGAAAAGCCCATCCCACGCTCAAGGTCAGCCAATTCACCGCAATAAGCGATATGCGACACGCACTGGCTAACGAAACCATTCAGGCTGCCGCCGGAAACCACCCCATTCTTGGATTCGAACTGCGAAAACTCGAAAAAGGGCAGGATATTCTCGTCAAACAGATTCTCTTCAAACGAAACATTCACGGGGCGGTTGCCAAAGGAAACACCCCACTTCTCACTGTGGTGGACCAGGGATTTTCCGATATCACCCCCGCCGAGTACAAAAACATCGCCAACCACTGGTTCGTGCTCCAGACCCGCAAAATCGACTGGTTTCGCTATGCCCTGACCGCCGGAGCCATTCTCTTCATCGCCACCATGATCGCGGTTCTGCTGGGCCGTGGAAGTATCTCCGAGCATCACTCGGCAGACTGACAGGCCGTCCCGCCTTCACGGTCCATCCCCCGATAATTCACGGCCTCGGCCAGATGATCGACCCCAATGGCGGACTCGTCCGCCAAATCGGCAATGGTCCGGGCGATCCGCAGGATACGCGTATACGCTCGCGCAGACAGTCCCAACGATTCAACAGCCTGTTTCAAAAAGCCGTGCTCAACTTCTGTCAATTCGCAAAACTTCTCCAAAGCCCCGCCTTCCAACGACGCATTGAGTGAAAAATGTCGATCGGCGTACCGCTTGAGCTGAATTTCGCGCGCGGCCAAAATTCGAGCTCGCATGGTGGCCGAATCCACCGTACTCCCGGCCCGTTTCAGATCTTCATACGGCACGGCGGGCACATCCACATGCAAATCGATACGATCGAGAAGCGGCCCGGAAATCTTGCCCCGATACCGCTGTACCGCCAGCGGGGTACACGTACAGACATGCGTGTCATCCGACATGTAGCCGCACGGACAGGGATTCATTGCCGCAACCAACATGACATCCGCCGGGTATTTCAAAGTCATCAGCGACCGGGAAATCGAGACTTCCCCGTCTTCAAGTGGTTGCCGCAGGACTTCAAGCACGCTTTTCTTGAATTCCGGCATCTCATCCAGAAAAAGCACGCCCCGATGTGCCAAAGAGGTTTCACCCGGTTGAGGATACCGTCCACCACCGATCAATCCCACGTCCGAAATGGTGTGGTGCGGCGTCCGAAACGGACGGGTCACCAGCAACGCCCGATCCTTGGGAAGCAGTCCGGCCACGGAATAGATCTTGGTCACTTCCAACGCCTCTTCAAAACGCAATGGCGGCAAAACCGTGGGAATCCGCTTGGCCAGCATGGTCTTTCCCGAGCCGGGAGGCCCGATAAACAACAGGTTGTGACCGCCAGCCGCCGCTATTTCGATGGCGCGTTTGGCGTGCTCCTGCCCTTTGACCTCATTGAAATCAATTTGATGGGATTGCCGTTCATTCCATAATGTTTTGATATCTATAGCGATCGGCTCAACGGTTTCTTCCCCCAACAACAGACGAACCACCTGTCCGAGATCCGTGGCACCGACAACGGCAATATCTTTGACCACCGCCCCTTCCCGTCCATTGGCCGCCGGAACAATGATCCCCGTGCCCGATTGTTCGTTCGCGG
This is a stretch of genomic DNA from Pseudodesulfovibrio sp. JC047. It encodes these proteins:
- a CDS encoding transporter substrate-binding domain-containing protein codes for the protein MLITVLDAAATAKDMAWYRDHGVTVVNPPNSAPLSFLGINGTPKGYLIDIWKKWSEKTAIPVHFEFAQWDKTLTGVAQGTYDIHGGLFMSETRSAFLDFCIPFHEIQSALLVTKNNDVALSRLYSTFTVGVLKKGYTEDFIRKAHPTLKVSQFTAISDMRHALANETIQAAAGNHPILGFELRKLEKGQDILVKQILFKRNIHGAVAKGNTPLLTVVDQGFSDITPAEYKNIANHWFVLQTRKIDWFRYALTAGAILFIATMIAVLLGRGSISEHHSAD
- a CDS encoding NifB/NifX family molybdenum-iron cluster-binding protein, coding for METLVAVPTAEPGGMDASVDAHFGHCGMYTLVAIADGAVKEVTTVPSCPHEQGGCMAPVQYLADHKVKALISGGMGMRPLMGFNQVGIQVFHGNGAPTVKTAIEAFLHDSLPVFTAEQTCGGGR
- a CDS encoding ATP-binding protein yields the protein MHEIVIISGKGGAGKTSITGAFSHLADKAILCDLDVDAPDLHLLLDPKIEFEESFRSGNEAVIDNDLCTGCGRCEELCRFNAISHKDDLFTIDPMQCEGCKVCVTLCPAEAIEFPERHCGQWYVSKTRFGEMVHAQLFPGEENSGRLVTLLKQRAREMAEEQGLDIVLCDGAPGIGCPVISSMAGTDLAVAVTEPTLSGLHDLKRVAELCDGFRTKVAVLINKWDINPDLSDKIETYCTEKGYTVVGRFPHDKKVVDSMLHRQVITEYEDGPLSATLKQAWSDILDMLKDIKK
- a CDS encoding YifB family Mg chelatase-like AAA ATPase, coding for MIAKVSCAALMGIDAFKVELEVDFSRSGMPCFTMVGLAEGAVKESKERVFSALKNCGYKVPPARITVNLAPADVRKAGSAYDLPLAIGILVGMGVLSQEAIDPWFLAGELSLTGDLKSVPGVLPLALTANEQSGTGIIVPAANGREGAVVKDIAVVGATDLGQVVRLLLGEETVEPIAIDIKTLWNERQSHQIDFNEVKGQEHAKRAIEIAAAGGHNLLFIGPPGSGKTMLAKRIPTVLPPLRFEEALEVTKIYSVAGLLPKDRALLVTRPFRTPHHTISDVGLIGGGRYPQPGETSLAHRGVLFLDEMPEFKKSVLEVLRQPLEDGEVSISRSLMTLKYPADVMLVAAMNPCPCGYMSDDTHVCTCTPLAVQRYRGKISGPLLDRIDLHVDVPAVPYEDLKRAGSTVDSATMRARILAAREIQLKRYADRHFSLNASLEGGALEKFCELTEVEHGFLKQAVESLGLSARAYTRILRIARTIADLADESAIGVDHLAEAVNYRGMDREGGTACQSAE